A single region of the Mycoplasma mycoides subsp. mycoides SC str. PG1 genome encodes:
- a CDS encoding Vmc-like lipoprotein signal peptide domain-containing protein, giving the protein MNSHFSVFLRKEKKIKHLLKIVSSLTILSTSVLAVSCTNKSEQNNHNKDQLPNNKDNTKNKDKKEEKDQPQADQPGINLKKNLKFK; this is encoded by the coding sequence TTAAATTCGCATTTTTCTGTTTTTTTAAGAAAGGAGAAAAAAATAAAACATTTATTAAAAATAGTAAGTAGTTTAACTATACTAAGTACTAGTGTTTTAGCGGTTAGTTGTACTAATAAATCAGAACAAAATAATCATAATAAAGATCAATTACCCAATAATAAAGATAATACTAAGAATAAAGATAAAAAAGAAGAAAAAGACCAACCACAAGCTGATCAGCCCGGGATCAACCTAAAGAAGAACCTAAAATTCAAATAA
- a CDS encoding ATP-dependent helicase: MSVDHLLDLLNSQQLAAVLNTDKPVRIIAGAGSGKTRVITTKIAYLIEKKDIDPTRILAVTFTNKAAKEMKERVLQITKNQKKSPFISTFHAWCSKVLRIDGKHVGLKDKFLIIDSDDQKRIIKNALKESNIELSENDKKTFDKKILYKIKEWKEELVDPDEAILNANSTYDRNSAIIYKLYQETLLKNNSIDFDDLQIYVYLLFKNHQEILNKWKNSYDYVLVDEFQDTNDIQFNLIKFLTINTNHLTAVGDPDQTIYSWRGTKLDIILNFNKTYSNAISIVLNQNYRSTKQILDISNSFIKNNKFREHKEIYTNNKTGKKVVLKECNSKTSEASYVSFKIKELIKQGYHYKDIFILYRMNAWSQEFEKELINRKIPFQLIGGIKFRERKVIKDAMAFLKMISIKDDLSSQRVLSLIPKIGNITIEKIINTANLNHISIFDLITNKDKTLLQSITKNLDELIEVFKTAHQLYLDNTNIEEILKYLLIQSGYGNKLKVKKEQDDLENINALYDQLKRFDEDFDPKYYSEENKLIAFLQEEALTSDIDEAQQIDKVSLLTVHAAKGLENKVVFITGLNQGIFPTRLSENNQKELEEERRALYVALTRAKEELFLTYVKGDYSHIIQSELKPSKFIHELDKDLYEFESQFLNSQIYDKNQHKTPSFYVSPKQHNLYNVGDHVEHKLFGKGIITKVINDQLQISFTNSSYGVMIIAANNSALTKI, from the coding sequence ATGTCAGTAGATCATTTATTAGATTTATTAAATTCTCAACAACTAGCAGCAGTTTTAAATACAGATAAACCAGTAAGAATTATTGCTGGAGCTGGTAGTGGAAAAACTAGAGTAATTACAACTAAAATTGCTTATTTAATAGAAAAAAAAGATATTGATCCAACTAGAATTTTAGCTGTAACTTTTACAAATAAAGCTGCTAAAGAAATGAAAGAACGTGTTTTGCAAATTACAAAAAATCAAAAAAAATCTCCTTTTATTTCTACTTTTCATGCTTGATGTTCTAAAGTATTAAGAATTGATGGAAAACATGTTGGTTTAAAAGATAAGTTCTTAATAATTGATAGTGATGATCAAAAAAGAATAATTAAAAATGCTTTAAAAGAATCAAATATAGAATTAAGTGAAAATGATAAAAAAACTTTTGATAAAAAGATTTTATATAAAATCAAAGAATGAAAAGAAGAACTAGTTGATCCAGATGAAGCTATTTTAAATGCTAATAGTACTTATGATAGAAATTCTGCTATTATTTATAAACTATATCAAGAAACGCTTTTAAAAAATAATTCTATTGATTTTGATGATCTACAAATTTATGTTTATTTATTATTTAAAAATCATCAAGAAATTTTAAATAAATGAAAAAACAGTTATGATTATGTATTAGTTGATGAGTTTCAAGATACTAATGATATTCAATTTAATCTAATTAAATTTTTAACAATTAATACTAATCATTTAACAGCAGTTGGTGATCCTGATCAAACTATTTATTCTTGAAGAGGAACTAAATTAGATATTATTTTAAACTTTAATAAAACATATAGTAATGCTATAAGTATTGTTTTAAATCAAAACTATAGATCAACAAAACAAATACTAGATATTTCTAATAGTTTTATTAAAAATAATAAGTTTAGAGAACATAAAGAAATTTATACAAATAATAAAACTGGTAAAAAAGTAGTTTTAAAGGAATGTAATTCAAAAACTAGTGAAGCTAGTTATGTAAGTTTTAAAATTAAAGAACTAATAAAACAAGGTTATCATTATAAAGATATTTTTATTTTATATAGAATGAATGCTTGATCTCAAGAATTTGAAAAAGAACTAATTAATAGAAAAATTCCTTTTCAATTAATTGGTGGAATTAAGTTTAGAGAAAGAAAAGTAATTAAAGATGCTATGGCATTTTTAAAAATGATTTCAATTAAAGATGACTTGTCATCTCAAAGAGTTTTAAGTTTAATTCCAAAAATTGGAAATATTACAATTGAAAAAATTATAAATACTGCAAATTTAAACCATATAAGTATATTTGATTTGATTACAAATAAAGACAAAACATTATTACAATCAATTACTAAAAATTTAGATGAACTTATTGAAGTGTTTAAAACAGCACATCAATTGTATTTAGATAATACAAATATTGAAGAAATTTTAAAATATCTATTAATTCAATCTGGTTATGGAAATAAATTAAAAGTTAAAAAAGAGCAAGACGATTTAGAAAATATTAATGCTTTATATGATCAATTAAAAAGATTTGATGAAGATTTTGATCCAAAATATTATAGTGAAGAAAATAAACTAATTGCTTTTTTACAAGAAGAAGCTTTAACTAGTGATATTGATGAAGCACAACAAATTGATAAAGTTTCATTACTAACAGTTCATGCTGCTAAAGGATTAGAAAATAAAGTAGTTTTTATTACTGGATTAAATCAAGGAATTTTTCCAACAAGACTATCTGAAAATAATCAAAAAGAATTAGAAGAAGAAAGACGTGCTTTATATGTTGCTTTAACTAGAGCAAAAGAAGAATTATTTTTAACTTATGTTAAAGGTGATTATTCTCATATTATACAATCTGAATTAAAACCAAGTAAGTTTATTCATGAACTTGATAAAGATTTATATGAATTTGAATCTCAATTTTTAAATAGTCAAATTTATGATAAAAACCAACATAAAACACCTTCATTTTATGTTTCACCAAAACAACATAACTTATATAATGTTGGTGATCATGTTGAACATAAATTATTTGGTAAAGGAATTATAACAAAAGTTATAAATGATCAATTACAAATTTCATTTACAAATTCTAGTTATGGAGTAATGATCATTGCTGCTAATAATTCGGCTTTAACTAAGATATAA
- a CDS encoding BspA family leucine-rich repeat surface protein, whose product MTEAFAGATKFNQNLNSWDVSKVNIMKGIFWDAESFNGDVSKWNTKNVEDIDLMFSEAKIFNQDLSSWDVLKVVSIKGMFSSTNAFNSNISKWNTSSVATMEQMF is encoded by the coding sequence ATGACTGAAGCATTTGCAGGAGCAACAAAGTTTAATCAAAATCTGAACTCTTGAGATGTTTCAAAAGTTAATATTATGAAAGGTATTTTTTGAGATGCCGAAAGTTTTAATGGTGATGTATCTAAATGAAACACTAAAAATGTAGAAGATATAGATCTTATGTTTTCTGAAGCAAAGATTTTTAATCAAGATTTATCTTCTTGAGATGTTTTAAAAGTTGTAAGTATTAAAGGAATGTTTAGTAGTACAAATGCCTTTAATAGCAATATCTCTAAGTGAAATACATCAAGTGTTGCAACAATGGAACAAATGTTTTAA
- a CDS encoding glycosyltransferase family A protein, with amino-acid sequence MLVSFIIASQAHLDRLKTTVDSIKHQTINSHQTIIISDSKYTDNTKRQYIKEIFDNSENIVLSENNIPQDTATDWNCAMQLANGKYVVFVKEGDFLYPNFVEEIQKISDQHNADLIEFNQNYNGLVDYQISYNLLEANKLYDLNKDYEVFAYIQRLIYTKAFKIDIIRKNNLTFRRKVRFDHLFTYKFLSYSNTCYISDDYLSLHRISVMKYSAFDLLRQWPHIINYFRQINKYKLISDQLTYAYYYQTCYKFLDLIEKYNNPVLYKKALNITENKLKTKINRFVKKNKVFLENKDTKFNQRMNDFERFIYSELKKIK; translated from the coding sequence ATGCTAGTGTCTTTTATAATTGCTTCACAAGCACATTTAGATAGATTAAAAACAACGGTTGATTCTATAAAACATCAAACTATTAACTCACACCAGACTATTATTATAAGTGATTCTAAATATACAGATAATACTAAAAGACAATATATAAAAGAAATTTTTGATAACTCAGAAAATATTGTTTTAAGTGAAAATAATATTCCACAAGATACAGCAACTGATTGAAATTGTGCAATGCAATTAGCTAATGGAAAATATGTTGTTTTTGTTAAAGAAGGAGATTTTTTATACCCAAATTTTGTTGAAGAAATTCAAAAAATATCAGATCAACATAATGCAGATTTAATTGAATTTAATCAAAACTATAATGGTTTAGTTGATTATCAAATTTCATATAACTTATTAGAAGCTAATAAATTATATGATTTAAATAAAGATTATGAAGTTTTTGCTTATATTCAAAGACTAATTTATACTAAAGCTTTTAAAATCGATATTATTAGAAAAAATAACTTAACATTTAGAAGAAAAGTTAGATTTGATCATTTATTTACTTATAAATTTTTATCTTATTCAAATACTTGCTATATTTCTGATGATTATTTATCATTACATAGAATTTCAGTAATGAAATATTCAGCATTTGATTTATTAAGACAATGACCACATATTATTAATTATTTTAGACAAATTAATAAATATAAACTTATTAGTGATCAATTAACTTATGCTTATTATTATCAAACTTGTTATAAGTTTTTAGATTTAATTGAAAAATATAATAACCCTGTTTTATATAAAAAGGCTTTAAATATCACTGAAAACAAACTAAAAACTAAAATCAATCGTTTTGTTAAAAAAAATAAAGTATTTTTAGAAAATAAGGACACTAAATTTAACCAAAGAATGAATGATTTTGAGCGCTTTATATATAGTGAACTTAAAAAAATAAAATAA
- a CDS encoding HPr family phosphocarrier protein: MAKFSAIITDKVGLHARPASVLAKEASKFSSHITIMVGEKQGNLKSIMNVMAMAIKTGTEVTIQADGNDEEQAIQAIKQTMIDTALIQG; the protein is encoded by the coding sequence ATGGCAAAGTTTTCAGCTATTATTACAGATAAAGTGGGTTTACATGCAAGACCAGCTTCAGTATTAGCTAAAGAGGCTTCAAAATTTAGTTCACATATTACTATTATGGTTGGTGAAAAGCAAGGTAATTTAAAATCAATTATGAATGTAATGGCAATGGCTATTAAAACTGGAACTGAAGTAACTATTCAAGCTGATGGAAATGATGAAGAACAAGCAATACAAGCAATTAAACAAACCATGATTGACACAGCTTTAATTCAAGGATAA
- a CDS encoding RDD family protein, with product MNDYLITSKTTDFKLDNNYKLASLWKVFFARLFDLLICSIPLIIMSIFFKTKTGDIISLITKYLVSFLWTFFYFVILSFLLKGNSLSKKLFKIELKSLKTNKINFFQILIRETWFIFIPLFIGFIFTLIFAFLLPVSFTKTQSWRISLSLIVYQIGLVIVLFWFLGLMISIRLQTNHQSFIDIKLGLIVIEKQKIIKQEPIVSNQILTRNDKHISLDEQPGNFDLEFIDELKQELSNQNQDNKQDTNNKNK from the coding sequence ATGAATGATTATTTAATTACTAGTAAAACAACTGATTTTAAACTAGATAATAACTATAAACTAGCTAGTTTGTGAAAAGTGTTTTTTGCTAGGCTTTTTGATTTGTTAATTTGCTCAATACCACTAATTATAATGTCAATTTTTTTTAAAACTAAAACCGGAGATATTATAAGTTTAATTACTAAGTATTTAGTGTCTTTTTTATGGACTTTTTTTTATTTTGTTATTTTAAGTTTTCTATTAAAAGGAAATAGTTTATCTAAAAAACTTTTTAAAATAGAGTTAAAAAGTTTAAAAACAAATAAAATTAATTTTTTTCAAATACTAATTAGAGAGACTTGATTTATTTTTATTCCTTTATTTATTGGGTTTATTTTTACTTTAATTTTTGCTTTTTTATTACCAGTTAGTTTTACAAAAACTCAGAGTTGAAGAATTTCTTTATCTTTAATTGTTTATCAAATTGGACTAGTAATTGTTTTATTTTGATTTTTAGGATTAATGATTTCAATTAGATTACAAACTAATCATCAGTCTTTTATTGATATTAAATTAGGTTTAATTGTTATTGAAAAACAAAAAATTATAAAACAAGAACCAATTGTATCTAATCAAATTTTAACTAGAAATGATAAACACATTTCTTTAGATGAACAACCAGGTAATTTTGATTTAGAATTTATAGATGAATTAAAACAAGAATTAAGTAATCAAAACCAAGACAATAAACAAGATACAAATAACAAAAACAAATAG
- the msrB gene encoding peptide-methionine (R)-S-oxide reductase MsrB: protein MNKVIYLAGGCFWGVEAYFSKLKGVIDAENGYANGISEKTKYYSLAKTLHAETVKVTYDPNQISLEELLVHYFRIIHPDSLNKQGNDVGTQYRTGVYYTDINDKKVIELVFLEYKKQYDEFYVELEELKNYMTAEDYHQDYLDKNPTGYCHVNLNVDFNLTDKEQELIKLIRKELSLDELSLNVLKYSATEKPHTSEFNDEHRKGIYVEKITKEVLFASNTKFNAGCGWPSFANPINSKAVEYKADYSHNMHRVEVRSKTGDNHLGHVFNDGPKEMGGLRYCINGAALEFIPYEEMDEKGYSEYKKFLD, encoded by the coding sequence ATGAATAAAGTTATTTATTTAGCTGGTGGTTGTTTTTGAGGTGTTGAAGCATATTTTTCTAAGCTAAAAGGTGTAATTGATGCTGAAAATGGATATGCTAATGGAATTAGTGAAAAAACTAAATATTATAGTTTAGCTAAAACTTTACATGCTGAAACAGTTAAGGTCACTTATGATCCAAATCAAATTTCACTAGAAGAATTGTTAGTGCATTATTTTAGAATTATTCATCCTGATTCATTAAATAAGCAAGGAAATGATGTAGGAACACAATATAGAACTGGTGTTTATTATACTGATATAAATGATAAGAAAGTTATTGAATTAGTGTTTTTAGAATATAAAAAACAATATGATGAATTTTATGTTGAATTAGAAGAACTAAAAAACTATATGACAGCTGAAGACTATCATCAAGATTATTTAGATAAAAATCCAACAGGTTATTGTCATGTTAATTTAAATGTAGATTTTAATTTAACAGATAAAGAACAAGAACTTATTAAGTTAATAAGAAAAGAATTAAGTTTAGATGAATTAAGTCTAAATGTTTTAAAATACTCAGCAACAGAAAAACCACACACTTCAGAATTTAATGATGAACATAGAAAAGGTATTTATGTTGAAAAAATAACTAAAGAAGTGTTATTTGCTTCAAATACCAAGTTTAATGCTGGTTGTGGTTGACCAAGCTTTGCAAATCCAATAAATAGCAAAGCTGTTGAATATAAAGCAGATTATTCTCACAATATGCATAGAGTTGAAGTTAGATCAAAAACTGGAGATAACCATTTAGGTCATGTTTTTAATGATGGACCTAAAGAAATGGGTGGATTAAGATATTGTATTAATGGTGCTGCTCTTGAATTTATTCCATATGAAGAAATGGATGAAAAAGGATATTCTGAATATAAGAAATTTTTAGATTAA
- a CDS encoding CPBP family intramembrane glutamic endopeptidase has protein sequence MIKKFSIKDTNVDQIYPFDFKFYKPKIEGMIILLSLVILPLTAVIFLNVFKKELNITSDRIGLIFQISSLVFTIIGGLIFWSRNPVSFWKSGVGILFGFPIFLELFVIFFILLASVFNVLKNGGVWTQIYDLLIRTVAEILIIIFAFNKISNLKNKVKQTLKENKKLLIPISIGFALVAFIVGNTLYSLIISQLNLNLGESENQKSLVSPFQNDGIGKYIYMIIFIVLTIFIAPLCEEIIARQALFTGVSNKVLSIITSSLYFGVLHIASGDVYNIFPYVIGGFFCSLAFSLSKGNLTYSWFSHSIYNTISVVLIIASLYIK, from the coding sequence ATGATTAAAAAATTTAGTATAAAAGATACTAATGTTGATCAGATTTATCCATTTGATTTTAAATTTTATAAACCTAAGATTGAAGGAATGATTATTTTACTTTCACTAGTTATTTTGCCCTTAACTGCTGTAATATTTTTAAATGTTTTTAAAAAAGAATTAAATATAACTAGTGATAGAATTGGATTAATTTTTCAGATTTCAAGTTTAGTTTTTACTATTATTGGTGGATTGATTTTTTGATCAAGAAATCCTGTTAGTTTTTGAAAATCTGGGGTTGGTATATTATTTGGATTTCCAATTTTTTTAGAGTTATTTGTTATATTTTTTATTTTATTAGCAAGCGTTTTTAATGTATTAAAAAATGGTGGTGTTTGAACTCAAATTTATGATCTTTTAATTCGAACAGTTGCTGAAATTTTAATAATTATTTTTGCATTTAATAAAATCTCAAATTTAAAAAATAAAGTTAAACAAACTTTAAAAGAAAATAAAAAACTATTAATACCTATTAGTATAGGTTTTGCTCTTGTTGCTTTTATTGTTGGTAATACTTTATATAGTTTAATTATTTCTCAATTAAATCTAAATTTAGGTGAATCAGAAAATCAAAAAAGTTTAGTCTCTCCATTTCAAAATGATGGAATTGGTAAATATATTTATATGATTATATTTATTGTCTTAACTATATTTATTGCTCCATTATGTGAAGAAATTATAGCAAGACAAGCTTTATTTACTGGTGTTTCAAATAAAGTTTTATCAATTATTACTTCAAGTTTATATTTTGGAGTTTTACATATTGCAAGTGGAGATGTTTATAATATTTTTCCATATGTCATAGGCGGGTTTTTCTGTTCTTTAGCTTTTAGTCTTTCTAAAGGTAATTTAACTTATTCATGATTTTCACATTCAATTTATAATACTATTTCAGTAGTTTTAATAATAGCTAGTTTATATATAAAATAG
- a CDS encoding MSC_0775 family lipoprotein, producing MFKSKKLIIPLLTTLAVVPSLVVVSCKNPLFNQSLSEKIYLNYNLQTEKDKQEFENYNQINMLSEINQYFTKHDHNKDLVKFTTDGASGDTVEFNNIMKNNYASKYIKFDQDKFKEIIKKEFNLSDSFLKRLEFEVDYNNISRDYGNNFDVIFPIRVKLPLVSHNNFKYQQGLFIEQTFKFRIKNVKASGSEKIDVSKIKDIYNELVKLKDKNNFTASVKTVTEETKKLVDEWGIHELNSTQLSSIFDIKTEEFDNLIKDKKEVEHKVTITDVDLSDPSLAINEGLLKLRLGVKIKGKETETGVNVWIKFNFDQKDTFWKELKISESIKVNTVKFSETNTDFTKLMNDNLIIKSKSKFIKNIKLSSIDKTTDYRNSGVLLEVLTNESKDNVIKLHKKPGVGKYTDLYSADFTKNNIHAPNFATEKLTQENLKSINKDFFRQFDSELFSGGYARSRGFYSEKVKSPKFMHIGEDYIANDFQAVLMPYDGEIIAAYELSTNVPFAGVGTVLVAKVPITSLPWSPKQKEIELNDNKTHIYISFLHLDAQRTLNNDKLGWVAETAKLKKDKTVKVVKSVTPSTPKKVSKGTVIGYLGDHSSNGGWMSHAHINLYTNRPNYLSENYFSSKTIRAQLDDKRAKGYKSSVSNNDFSAIGNIGVERKIDTKIYQVDPKTGIEDKQKAISDEIPLYFNGLSMLGFEKTKGYANPNLMYKLRDERTVSFSVKEVNKL from the coding sequence ATGTTTAAGAGCAAGAAATTGATAATCCCTTTACTAACTACACTAGCTGTTGTTCCTTCACTTGTTGTAGTTTCTTGTAAAAATCCTTTATTTAATCAATCTTTAAGTGAAAAAATTTATTTAAACTATAATTTACAAACTGAAAAAGACAAACAAGAATTTGAAAACTATAACCAAATTAATATGTTAAGTGAAATTAATCAATATTTTACTAAACATGATCATAACAAAGATTTAGTTAAATTTACAACTGATGGTGCATCTGGAGATACAGTTGAATTTAACAATATAATGAAAAATAACTATGCATCAAAATATATAAAATTTGATCAAGATAAATTTAAAGAAATCATTAAAAAAGAATTTAATTTATCTGATAGTTTTTTAAAAAGATTAGAATTTGAAGTTGATTATAATAACATATCAAGAGATTATGGTAATAACTTTGATGTTATTTTTCCTATAAGAGTAAAACTTCCTTTAGTTAGTCATAATAATTTTAAATACCAACAAGGTTTATTCATTGAACAAACTTTTAAATTTAGAATTAAAAATGTAAAGGCAAGTGGTAGTGAAAAAATAGATGTATCTAAGATTAAAGATATATACAATGAACTTGTTAAATTAAAAGATAAAAATAACTTTACAGCTAGTGTTAAAACAGTAACTGAAGAAACTAAAAAACTAGTTGATGAATGAGGAATTCATGAATTAAATTCAACTCAACTAAGTTCTATTTTTGATATTAAAACTGAAGAATTTGACAACTTAATTAAAGATAAGAAAGAAGTTGAACATAAAGTTACTATTACTGATGTAGATTTATCTGATCCTAGTCTAGCTATTAATGAAGGACTATTAAAATTAAGACTAGGTGTAAAAATTAAAGGAAAAGAAACTGAAACTGGTGTTAATGTTTGAATTAAGTTTAACTTTGATCAAAAAGACACATTTTGAAAAGAATTAAAAATAAGTGAATCTATTAAAGTTAATACTGTTAAGTTTTCTGAAACTAATACTGATTTTACTAAGTTAATGAATGACAATTTAATAATAAAATCTAAGTCTAAATTCATTAAAAATATTAAATTAAGTTCAATTGATAAAACAACAGATTATAGAAATTCTGGTGTACTTTTAGAAGTATTAACTAATGAAAGTAAAGATAATGTAATAAAACTACATAAAAAACCAGGTGTAGGAAAATACACAGATTTATATAGTGCTGATTTTACTAAAAATAATATTCACGCTCCTAACTTTGCAACTGAAAAATTAACTCAAGAAAATTTAAAAAGTATAAATAAAGACTTCTTTAGACAATTTGATTCAGAACTATTTTCTGGAGGGTATGCTAGATCTAGAGGATTTTATAGTGAAAAAGTAAAAAGTCCTAAATTTATGCACATAGGTGAAGATTATATAGCTAATGATTTTCAAGCTGTATTAATGCCATATGATGGTGAAATTATAGCAGCTTATGAATTAAGTACTAATGTTCCATTTGCTGGTGTTGGTACTGTATTGGTTGCTAAAGTTCCAATTACTAGCCTACCATGATCTCCTAAACAAAAAGAAATTGAATTAAATGATAATAAAACACATATTTATATTTCATTCTTGCATTTAGATGCTCAAAGAACTCTAAATAATGATAAATTAGGATGAGTTGCTGAAACTGCAAAATTAAAAAAAGACAAAACAGTAAAAGTCGTAAAAAGTGTTACTCCAAGCACACCAAAAAAGGTTTCAAAAGGTACAGTTATAGGTTATTTAGGTGATCATTCATCAAATGGTGGATGAATGAGTCATGCTCACATTAACTTATACACAAATAGACCTAATTATTTATCAGAAAATTACTTCTCATCTAAAACTATTAGAGCACAACTAGATGATAAAAGAGCTAAGGGTTATAAATCTAGTGTTTCAAATAATGATTTTTCTGCAATTGGTAATATTGGTGTTGAGCGAAAAATAGATACTAAAATATATCAAGTTGATCCTAAAACAGGAATAGAAGATAAGCAAAAAGCAATTTCAGATGAAATACCATTATACTTTAATGGTTTAAGCATGTTAGGATTTGAAAAAACTAAAGGTTATGCTAACCCAAATCTAATGTATAAATTAAGAGATGAAAGAACAGTTTCATTTAGTGTAAAAGAAGTTAACAAATTATAA